From the Theobroma cacao cultivar B97-61/B2 chromosome 2, Criollo_cocoa_genome_V2, whole genome shotgun sequence genome, one window contains:
- the LOC18610062 gene encoding phytosulfokine receptor 1, whose translation MGTQDCWVMVVVLGFFFQAQLLNSQILTCNPKDLTALQGFMGNLTTKLEGWTTNSSTDCCDWEGITCDPSSSGRVIKLELSKKKLAGILSDSLAGLDQLKTLNLSHNFLINSLPVSLFHMPKLEILDLSYNDFSGAIPESINLPSIRNLELSFNYLNGSLPSHICVNSTQIQFLSLAVNYFSGNILPGLGTCSSLDKLCLGMNDLTGGITEDIFQLQNLTLLRLQDNNFYGELSPGIANLSKLVRLDISSNNFSGEIPDVFNQLQNFQYLVAHSNKFSGKIPSSLSNSPVINLLNLRNNSLEGSIDLNCSAMVALNSLDLATNKFNGPVPDNLPLCRQLKNINLARNTFSGQIPESFKEFHSLSYLSLSNSSLHNLSSALQILQQCRNLTALVLTLNFPGETLPDDPTLHFEKLKVLVIASCRLKGSIPQWLRNITALQLLDLSWNHLAGAIPPWFGSYRDLFYLDLSNNSFTGEIPKSLTELPSLIDGNISLEEPSPDFPFFMKRNESGRGLQYNQIWSFPPTLELGHNFLSGPIWPEFGNLKKVHVFDLKFNNLSGPIPGNLSGMSSLEILDLSHNDLSGTIPPSLERLSFLSTFSVAYNQLSGRIPSGGQFQTFPNSSFEGNNLCGDHWSRCQDATSEDRHESPKSSRRNKVIIIGMVVGIILGTAFLLGLMFVIVLRAHKRGEVDPEKEEPDTNDKDLEELSSRLVVLFQNRETYKELCIDDLLKSTNNFDQANIIGCGGFGLVYRGTLPDGRKVAIKRLSGDCGQMDREFRAEVEALSRAQHPNLVHLQGYCMHKGDRLLIYSYMENGSLDYWLHEKVDGPSSLDWETRLQIALGAARGLAYLHQSCEPHILHRDIKSSNILLDENFKAHLADFGLARLILPYDTHVTTDLVGTLGYIPPEYGQASVATYKGDVYSFGVVLLELLTGKRPMDMCKPRGSRNLISWVIRMKIENRESEVFDPFIYGKQHDKEMLRVLEIACLCLSESPKVRPTTQQLVSCLDKVDISI comes from the coding sequence ATGGGTACTCAAGATTGTTGGGTTATGGTTGTTGTCCTTGGGTTCTTCTTCCAAGCTCAGTTACTCAACTCACAAATCCTGACATGCAATCCAAAGGACTTGACTGCACTCCAGGGTTTCATGGGCAATTTGACAACAAAACTTGAAGGCTGGACCACAAATTCATCAACTGATTGTTGTGACTGGGAAGGCATAACTTGTGATCCTTCATCTTCTGGTAGAGTAATCAAGCTGGAACTTTCCAAGAAAAAATTAGCAGGCATATTATCTGATTCTTTAGCTGGTTTGGATCAGCTTAAAACTCTCAATCTTTCCCACAATTTCCTTATAAACTCACTGCCAGTATCTTTGTTTCATATGCCCAAGTTAGAGATTCTTGACTTGAGCTATAATGACTTCTCTGGAGCAATCCCAGAAAGCATCAATCTTCCTTCAATTCGAAATCTTGAACTTTCGTTCAATTACTTGAATGGCTCTCTTCCTTCCCATATTTGTGTTAATTCTACTCAAATTCAGTTCCTTAGTTTGGCAGTGAACTATTTCTCTGGTAATATTTTACCAGGGCTTGGaacttgttcttccttggacAAACTTTGTCTTGGCATGAATGATCTCACCGGTGGGATAACTGAAGACATCTTTCAGCTTCAAAATTTGACCCTTTTGCGGCTTCAAGATAACAACTTCTACGGAGAGCTTAGTCCTGGTATTGCTAATCTCTCTAAACTTGTTCGTTTAGATATttcttcaaataatttttctggAGAGATCCCTGATGTCTTCAATCAGCTACAGAATTTTCAGTATCTTGTAGCtcattcaaataaatttagcGGTAAAATTCCTAGTTCATTGTCCAATTCTCCAGTCATTAATTTGCTAAATTTGAGGAATAATTCTTTGGAGGGTTCTATAGATCTTAATTGCTCAGCTATGGTTGCTTTGAACTCCCTGGATTTGGCTACGAATAAGTTTAATGGGCCTGTGCCTGATAATCTTCCCTTATGTAgacaattgaaaaatattaatctTGCCAGGAATACTTTCAGTGGCCAAATCCCTGAGAGCTTCAAAGAATTTCATAGCCTTTCTTATCTTTCCCTCTCGAATTCGAGCCTCCATAATCTTTCCTCTGCCCTTCAAATTCTGCAGCAATGTAGGAATCTAACTGCTTTAGTCCTCACCTTGAATTTTCCTGGTGAAACATTACCTGATGATCCTACTCTGCATTTTGAGAAGCTGAAGGTTCTGGTTATTGCAAGCTGCAGACTTAAAGGTTCAATTCCCCAGTGGTTGAGAAACATTACTGCTTTgcagttgttggatttatcgTGGAATCATTTGGCTGGAGCAATTCCACCATGGTTTGGAAGCTATAGGGATCTCTTTTACTTGGACTTATCGAACAATTCGTTTACAGGAGAGATCCCAAAAAGTTTAACTGAATTACCAAGCCTCATTGATGGAAATATCTCGCTGGAGGAGCCTTCACCagattttcctttcttcatgAAAAGGAATGAAAGTGGGAGAGGATTGCAGTATAATCAAATTTGGAGTTTTCCACCAACACTTGAACTTGGTCACAACTTTCTTAGTGGACCAATCTGGCCAGAGTTCGGGAATCTGAAAAAGGTTCatgtgtttgatttgaagttcAATAATTTATCCGGACCGATTCCAGGGAATTTGTCTGGGATGAGCAGCTTGGAGATTCTGGATCTATCGCATAATGACTTATCAGGGACCATACCACCTTCACTGGAACGGCTCAGTTTTCTGTCTACATTTAGTGTTGCCTACAATCAGCTTTCCGGGAGGATCCCCTCTGGAGGTCAGTTTCAGACATTTCCAAATTCCAGCTTCGAAGGAAACAATCTTTGTGGTGATCATTGGTCCCGGTGTCAAGATGCTACTAGTGAAGATCGTCATGAATCCCCAAAAAGCTCAAGAAGGAACAAGGTTATCATCATTGGAATGGTTGTTGGAATCATACTTGGGACAGCTTTTCTGCTTGGCCTTAtgtttgtgattgtgttgcGTGCGCATAAGCGGGGTGAGGTTGATCCTGAGAAAGAGGAGCCTGACACCAATGATAAAGATTTGGAAGAACTCAGTTCAAGGCTAGTGGTCCTCTTCCAAAATAGGGAAACCTACAAAGAGCTCTGCATTGATGACCTTTTGAAGTCAACCAACAATTTTGACCAAGCAAATATCATCGGTTGTGGAGGTTTTGGTTTGGTTTACAGAGGCACCCTCCCTGATGGTCGTAAGGTCGCTATTAAACGGCTCTCTGGTGACTGTGGTCAGATGGATAGAGAATTCCGTGCTGAAGTTGAAGCACTTTCAAGAGCACAGCATCCAAATCTTGTCCATCTGCAAGGTTATTGCATGCATAAGGGTGACAGGCTCTTAATATATTCTTACATGGAAAATGGTAGTTTGGACTATTGGTTGCATGAGAAGGTTGATGGACCATCCTCGCTGGATTGGGAAACAAGGCTGCAAATCGCACTGGGGGCGGCTAGGGGTCTAGCTTATTTGCACCAATCATGTGAGCCTCATATTCTTCACAGAGATATAAAGTCAAGTAACATTCTTTTAGATGAGAATTTTAAAGCCCACTTAGCCGATTTTGGTCTTGCAAGGCTCATACTTCCCTATGATACCCATGTAACCACTGATCTGGTAGGGACATTAGGGTACATACCTCCTGAATACGGCCAAGCTTCTGTCGCAACCTATAAAGGTGATGTGTACAGTTTTGGAGTTGTGCTTTTGGAGCTTCTGACTGGGAAAAGGCCCATGGATATGTGCAAGCCAAGAGGATCCCGGAATTTGATCTCTTGGGTGATTCGCATGAAGATCGAAAATAGGGAGAGTGAGGTTTTTGATCCATTTATCTATGGCAAGCAGCATGATAAGGAAATGTTGCGGGTTCTTGAAATTGCATGCCTTTGTTTAAGCGAAAGCCCTAAAGTTCGGCCTACAACTCAGCAACTAGTCTCTTGTCTTGACAAAGTTGACATCAGCATCTAG